The proteins below come from a single Erysipelothrix piscisicarius genomic window:
- a CDS encoding CDP-glycerol glycerophosphotransferase family protein yields MKYYLIVLIRNALKIFFVFPIQKNRIIFNAYNGKQYGCNQKYIYEYLEDYSNKLDLIWAFESTEKFHFDAPIKKVRYKSLKYIYYVLTANIVVENSESWSIIPKRKGQTVINTWHGGGSYKKVGTSRKDGSSFNAKNVRDKNRRVDLYLSSSKAFSSQTLHESFDYLGEIMEKGMPRNDILVNGNESLAQQVKNNLNIANKKVVLIAPTFRNVTDFALERFNFDLLLDTLEAKMKGSWVILYRSHYYETSKVNDPRIIDVSNYPDMQELLLASDVLITDFSSCMWDFSLSYKPVFLLSTDIAEYQEKEREFYTDPSSWPYSLALTFDKLIQNISDFNDEDYQQKLVSHHKDLQSFESGEATKSIGEYILRKTIREGIHK; encoded by the coding sequence TTGAAATATTATTTAATTGTTCTCATTCGTAATGCTTTAAAGATTTTTTTTGTTTTTCCTATTCAAAAAAACAGGATTATTTTCAATGCCTATAATGGTAAGCAATATGGATGTAATCAGAAGTATATTTATGAATATTTAGAGGATTATTCTAATAAATTAGATTTAATATGGGCATTTGAGAGTACTGAAAAGTTTCATTTTGATGCCCCTATTAAAAAAGTTAGATATAAGAGTTTGAAGTACATTTATTACGTTTTAACTGCAAATATTGTAGTTGAAAACTCCGAGAGTTGGTCAATAATACCGAAAAGAAAGGGTCAGACTGTAATAAACACTTGGCATGGTGGCGGTTCTTATAAAAAGGTTGGGACATCTCGAAAAGATGGAAGTTCTTTCAATGCCAAAAATGTTCGAGATAAAAATCGTAGAGTTGATTTATATTTATCAAGTAGTAAAGCATTCTCAAGTCAAACACTACATGAATCCTTTGATTATCTCGGGGAGATAATGGAAAAGGGAATGCCAAGAAATGATATCTTAGTTAACGGAAATGAATCGCTAGCTCAACAGGTCAAAAACAACCTCAATATCGCAAATAAAAAGGTTGTATTAATAGCACCTACATTTAGAAATGTAACTGATTTTGCACTCGAGAGGTTTAACTTTGACCTGCTTTTAGATACACTTGAAGCAAAAATGAAAGGGTCATGGGTTATCCTATATAGAAGTCACTATTATGAGACATCTAAGGTCAATGATCCTCGAATCATTGACGTCTCTAATTATCCAGATATGCAAGAATTACTCTTGGCAAGTGATGTTCTTATTACTGACTTTTCATCATGTATGTGGGATTTTTCGCTTTCTTATAAACCAGTTTTTCTCCTCTCAACAGATATTGCAGAATATCAAGAAAAAGAGAGAGAATTTTATACGGATCCGTCTTCCTGGCCATATTCATTAGCACTCACATTTGATAAGTTAATTCAAAATATATCGGATTTTAACGATGAGGATTATCAGCAGAAATTGGTTTCACACCATAAAGATTTACAGTCCTTTGAATCTGGAGAAGCCACAAAGTCAATTGGTGAGTATATATTAAGAAAAACAATAAGAGAGGGTATTCATAAATAA
- a CDS encoding polysaccharide biosynthesis protein, producing the protein MKKNKVVMVVFDILVLIFSIVCGLSILNNSHYAMDLLYQRVGIFEVGLILVVYLIFYKMFSLDKMVWRKISVHETIRIGLANIMAFLSCWVIIIIRNNELIGARAMIIITGLNTLLQLSVRFVVRYYYDKKERVAVKGKKLHSILIYGAGSAGQMILNEISRNNEYGYKVIGFIDDNPSLKNSIIYSVPVLGNHDDIEKVVKKYDIECVFVAMPSQPLNTQKEIINKLIKIGVDVKTVESAQKLIQNKNLKNSLRKIEISDLLNRPEIVIDDMGIFKQLDGQRILVTGAGGSIGSELVRQLIKYSPESLILLDINENGLYEIQQELNMLMRSGDIPKIEVKAVITSIRDLDALECLFEQEKPTVVFHAAAHKHVPLMEYVPKEAIKNNIFGTKNLIDLSDKNNVKLFVNISTDKAVNPTNIMGATKRFNEMMLQSKDANSKTKYVAVRFGNVLGSNGSVVPLFRKQIEQGGPVTVTHPDIIRYFMTIPEAVSLILQAAAYANGGEIFVLDMGKPVKILNLAEQVIKLSGFQPYTEIEIKFTGLRPGEKLYEELLMSEEGLKKTENNLIYVANPIITDSQTINESLETLESLLLMEDSEISLNLHKVVPTYTHKEKNNEN; encoded by the coding sequence ATGAAAAAGAATAAAGTTGTCATGGTGGTTTTTGATATTTTGGTTTTAATTTTTTCAATTGTTTGTGGATTATCGATACTTAATAATTCACATTATGCAATGGATTTATTATATCAACGAGTTGGGATCTTTGAAGTTGGGTTAATCCTTGTTGTGTATCTCATCTTCTACAAAATGTTTTCATTGGATAAGATGGTTTGGAGAAAAATATCGGTCCATGAAACGATTCGAATCGGACTCGCAAATATTATGGCATTTTTATCCTGTTGGGTGATAATAATTATTCGAAACAATGAGCTGATTGGTGCTCGAGCAATGATTATCATTACTGGGCTTAATACACTCTTACAGCTTTCAGTTCGTTTTGTTGTTCGTTACTATTATGACAAGAAAGAACGGGTAGCGGTAAAAGGAAAAAAACTCCACTCAATCTTGATTTATGGCGCTGGTAGCGCGGGTCAAATGATTTTAAATGAAATTAGCCGAAATAATGAATATGGATATAAAGTAATTGGTTTTATTGATGATAATCCAAGTTTAAAAAATAGTATCATCTATTCTGTCCCTGTTCTTGGAAATCATGATGATATTGAAAAAGTTGTGAAGAAATATGACATCGAGTGTGTTTTTGTTGCGATGCCATCACAACCCTTAAATACTCAAAAGGAAATAATAAATAAACTAATAAAGATTGGTGTGGACGTAAAGACAGTAGAATCAGCACAAAAGTTGATTCAAAACAAAAATCTAAAAAACAGTCTTCGTAAAATAGAAATTAGTGACTTGCTCAATAGACCTGAGATAGTAATTGATGATATGGGTATTTTTAAGCAATTAGATGGGCAAAGAATTTTAGTAACCGGAGCAGGGGGATCAATCGGGTCAGAACTTGTTAGACAGCTAATTAAATACTCTCCCGAGTCATTAATCCTACTTGATATTAATGAAAATGGTTTGTATGAAATTCAACAAGAACTGAATATGCTCATGCGTTCTGGAGATATTCCTAAGATAGAAGTGAAAGCAGTAATAACATCAATACGTGATTTGGATGCACTTGAATGTCTTTTTGAACAAGAAAAGCCAACTGTTGTTTTTCATGCAGCTGCTCACAAGCATGTACCACTTATGGAGTATGTTCCAAAGGAAGCGATTAAAAACAATATATTTGGAACAAAGAATCTAATTGATTTATCAGATAAAAATAACGTAAAGTTATTCGTCAACATTTCCACTGACAAAGCAGTTAACCCAACAAATATTATGGGAGCGACAAAACGCTTTAACGAAATGATGCTTCAGAGTAAAGACGCGAATTCTAAAACTAAATATGTTGCGGTGCGTTTTGGAAATGTCTTGGGATCAAATGGCTCGGTTGTACCTCTATTTAGAAAACAGATTGAACAAGGGGGACCAGTTACCGTAACACATCCGGATATTATTCGCTACTTTATGACAATTCCAGAAGCAGTCAGTCTTATACTTCAAGCAGCTGCTTATGCAAACGGTGGAGAAATATTTGTTTTAGATATGGGTAAACCAGTAAAAATATTAAATCTCGCAGAACAAGTCATCAAGTTGAGTGGATTCCAACCCTATACAGAAATCGAGATTAAATTTACTGGATTACGTCCGGGAGAAAAGTTATATGAAGAATTACTTATGTCGGAAGAAGGTCTTAAAAAAACTGAGAATAATTTAATCTATGTAGCAAATCCGATTATAACTGACTCACAAACAATAAATGAATCGTTGGAAACATTAGAGTCGCTACTTTTAATGGAGGATAGCGAAATATCCTTAAATTTACATAAGGTCGTACCGACATACACTCATAAGGAGAAGAATAATGAAAACTAG
- a CDS encoding 2-hydroxyacid dehydrogenase: MKLLCYGVRPVEKQFFVELNEKFNFDLVLTEKMLNDETVHMAEGCEAVMLRGNCPGNRQNLEIYKNYGVKYVLTRTVGYNHIDLEAAKEFGLKVAYVPFYSPNAIAELALTLSLTLARHTQYTANNTHNGNFKIDDFMFSKEIRKSTVGIIGLGKIGFTAATIFKGVGANVIGYDVVEKDYLGDTCTQVDLETLLKESDIISMHMPYFKGSNDEFLNAEKIAQMKDGVIVMNTSRGELQNINDILDAVESGKIQGFAADVLANETKYFNKDLSGEAFDELQTRLNNLYPRVLVTPHVGSYTDEAVSNMVEYSYENLQEFIEKGESKNQLV; this comes from the coding sequence ATGAAACTATTATGCTACGGTGTTCGACCAGTAGAAAAACAATTCTTTGTGGAATTAAATGAAAAATTTAATTTTGACTTAGTCTTAACAGAAAAAATGCTAAATGACGAAACAGTTCATATGGCAGAAGGTTGTGAAGCAGTAATGCTTCGCGGTAATTGCCCAGGAAATCGCCAAAATTTAGAAATTTATAAAAATTATGGCGTTAAGTATGTGTTAACACGTACAGTAGGATATAACCATATTGATTTAGAAGCCGCTAAAGAATTTGGCTTGAAAGTTGCATATGTACCATTTTATTCACCAAATGCGATTGCTGAATTAGCATTAACACTTTCATTAACACTTGCACGTCATACTCAGTACACAGCAAACAACACTCATAATGGAAACTTTAAAATTGATGACTTTATGTTTAGTAAAGAAATTCGTAAATCAACGGTTGGGATTATTGGTTTAGGTAAAATCGGATTTACCGCAGCTACAATCTTCAAAGGCGTTGGTGCGAATGTTATCGGGTACGATGTTGTTGAAAAAGACTACCTTGGCGATACATGTACTCAAGTAGATCTTGAAACACTATTAAAAGAGTCTGACATCATCTCAATGCATATGCCTTACTTTAAAGGTTCAAATGATGAATTCTTGAATGCAGAGAAAATTGCTCAAATGAAAGATGGCGTTATTGTTATGAATACTTCACGTGGAGAACTTCAAAACATTAATGATATTCTTGATGCAGTTGAATCTGGTAAAATCCAAGGATTTGCAGCGGATGTTCTTGCGAATGAAACAAAATACTTCAATAAAGATTTATCTGGAGAAGCATTTGATGAATTACAAACACGTTTGAATAATCTTTATCCACGTGTACTTGTAACACCACATGTTGGTTCATACACAGATGAAGCCGTAAGTAACATGGTTGAATATTCATATGAAAACCTTCAAGAATTTATCGAAAAAGGCGAATCAAAAAATCAACTAGTATAG
- a CDS encoding DegT/DnrJ/EryC1/StrS family aminotransferase codes for MKTRNIPFSPPDISEKEIELVVEAMRSGWITTGPKTKLFESQLAEYCNTDKVVTMNSATAAMEMTLRLLGVGPGDEVITSAYTYTASASVIHHVGAKIVLVDIQEGKPEMNYKLLEEAITEKTKVIIPVDIAGIMCDYDKIFEIVERKKELFTPNNNLQSSFGRIIVMADAAHSFGAKYKGKMSGEVADFTAFSFHAVKNLTTAEGGAVTWRNQSFIVNEELYKEYMLLILHGQSKDALAKNVPGSWECDIIAPNYKCNMTDIQAAIGISQLERYDDILEVRNHLVNSYNEQIDRKFKNILHLDHLNEYQDSSSHLYFIRIDGINEKERNSIIIKLAERGISTNVHYKPLPLLTAYKNLGFEIDDYPAAYNFYQNEITLPLNSLMVLEDVEYVVENLIEVLND; via the coding sequence ATGAAAACTAGAAACATTCCATTTTCACCACCTGATATTTCCGAAAAAGAAATAGAACTTGTGGTTGAAGCGATGAGATCGGGTTGGATTACTACAGGCCCTAAAACTAAACTATTTGAATCACAATTAGCTGAATATTGTAATACTGATAAAGTTGTGACAATGAATTCTGCGACAGCGGCAATGGAAATGACGTTACGTCTTTTAGGTGTAGGGCCGGGAGATGAAGTAATTACGAGTGCCTATACTTATACTGCATCCGCAAGTGTGATTCATCATGTAGGTGCTAAAATCGTTCTTGTTGATATTCAAGAAGGAAAACCAGAAATGAATTACAAGTTATTGGAAGAAGCAATCACAGAGAAAACGAAAGTGATTATTCCGGTGGATATTGCTGGAATAATGTGTGATTATGATAAAATATTTGAAATTGTTGAAAGAAAGAAAGAACTCTTTACACCAAACAATAATCTTCAATCATCATTTGGAAGAATAATTGTTATGGCTGACGCAGCTCATTCATTTGGCGCTAAATATAAAGGGAAAATGTCAGGAGAAGTTGCGGACTTTACAGCTTTCTCTTTTCATGCTGTGAAAAATTTAACCACGGCAGAAGGCGGCGCTGTAACATGGAGAAATCAAAGTTTTATTGTTAATGAAGAACTATATAAAGAATATATGCTTCTCATTTTACACGGGCAATCGAAAGATGCTCTTGCGAAGAATGTACCGGGTTCTTGGGAATGCGATATTATCGCACCGAATTACAAATGTAATATGACTGATATTCAAGCAGCAATCGGAATTTCTCAGCTTGAACGTTACGATGATATTCTTGAGGTTAGAAATCATCTTGTAAATTCATACAACGAACAAATCGATCGAAAATTTAAGAATATCTTACATCTTGATCATTTGAACGAGTATCAAGATTCTAGTTCTCATCTTTACTTTATTCGTATAGATGGTATAAACGAAAAGGAAAGAAATAGCATAATTATTAAATTGGCGGAACGAGGAATTTCAACAAATGTACACTATAAACCACTTCCTCTATTAACTGCTTATAAAAATTTAGGTTTTGAAATAGATGACTATCCAGCTGCATACAATTTCTATCAGAATGAAATCACATTACCATTAAACAGTTTGATGGTTCTTGAAGACGTAGAATATGTTGTTGAAAATTTAATTGAGGTTCTAAATGACTAA
- a CDS encoding LicD family protein — protein sequence MEIFDLLDVKETELKALQEKNLEILEYFDAFCTEHNLQYSLLGGTLIGAIRHHGFIPWDDDVDLMMPRDDYEKLSKIWNQESINSQYVLVRSDLKSNYHDAGIGIKDTQTTFINKHSINDDVIHSIGIEIMPIDGAPKSKVKRLLQLYNAFIFALFNTQRLPDNKGKAILIVTGFIYAVVPWKKTRYNIWKRAERRMTKHRWEDSDEVTELIGSIRGMTTLHPKDDFESVVRVPFEHLSLPVIKGYDRYLTLIFGDYMALPPVQERIAKHNIAYINTEEPYHKFKNKYYCIKD from the coding sequence GTGGAAATTTTTGATTTACTCGATGTTAAAGAAACAGAATTAAAGGCACTACAAGAAAAGAATTTAGAAATTTTGGAATATTTTGATGCGTTTTGTACTGAGCATAATTTGCAGTATTCTCTACTAGGTGGAACACTGATTGGTGCGATTCGTCATCATGGCTTTATCCCGTGGGATGATGATGTAGATCTTATGATGCCACGTGATGATTATGAAAAATTATCAAAAATATGGAATCAAGAGTCTATTAATTCGCAGTATGTACTGGTAAGATCAGATTTAAAATCTAATTATCATGATGCTGGAATTGGAATAAAAGATACGCAAACAACATTCATAAATAAACATAGTATAAATGATGATGTTATTCATTCTATTGGTATTGAAATAATGCCGATAGATGGAGCACCAAAAAGTAAAGTAAAAAGATTGCTTCAACTTTATAATGCTTTTATATTTGCCTTGTTTAATACTCAGAGACTTCCAGATAACAAAGGAAAGGCTATTCTAATAGTGACGGGTTTTATCTATGCAGTAGTTCCTTGGAAAAAGACTCGATACAATATTTGGAAACGTGCTGAAAGACGAATGACTAAGCATCGGTGGGAAGACTCGGATGAGGTTACTGAATTAATTGGTAGTATCCGAGGAATGACAACATTACATCCTAAGGATGATTTTGAGTCTGTAGTTAGAGTTCCGTTTGAACACCTTAGCTTACCTGTGATTAAGGGTTATGATCGATACTTGACTTTAATCTTTGGTGATTACATGGCGTTGCCACCAGTACAAGAAAGAATTGCGAAACATAATATTGCATATATTAATACTGAAGAACCATATCACAAGTTTAAAAATAAATATTACTGTATTAAAGATTAA
- a CDS encoding acyltransferase family protein, with translation MSNQKNSLTWGMFSEYRDQLYGFTIIWIIVFHIWESFPKQISYNWTIINIIKRGNMGVDLFLILSGVSLYYSMKKNPNQSLQAFYKRRFSRLCKIYIFVAIPFFS, from the coding sequence ATGAGTAATCAAAAAAACTCATTAACATGGGGTATGTTTAGTGAGTATAGAGATCAGTTATACGGATTTACTATAATTTGGATAATTGTTTTTCACATTTGGGAGTCATTTCCAAAGCAGATTAGCTATAATTGGACGATAATTAATATCATTAAGAGAGGTAATATGGGTGTTGATTTATTTTTGATTTTGTCAGGGGTTTCCTTATATTATTCTATGAAAAAAAATCCTAATCAATCGTTACAAGCGTTCTACAAACGACGATTTAGTCGCCTCTGTAAGATTTATATTTTTGTAGCGATCCCTTTTTTTTCTTGA
- a CDS encoding IspD/TarI family cytidylyltransferase, which translates to MQNIALIFAGGTGSRMGNTEKPKQFLNIDDKPIIVHTLEKFNNCSAIDGIVVTILAEYIDYMKELVAEYSLDKVQWIVEGGETGQLSIFNGLDAVYKDDRTCENTVVLIHDGVRPIISENLILENIVTTRTHGAAVTVAPATETVFKSEDKAKIMEVLKREDLFYARAPQTFFMKDIYNTHLKEMDLGITNNIDSCSMMYKYNHAMSFVLGNSSNIKITNYEDYFIFEALYNLNKKREEGQVLS; encoded by the coding sequence ATGCAGAATATAGCACTTATATTTGCTGGTGGAACCGGTAGTAGAATGGGAAATACTGAAAAACCTAAGCAGTTTTTAAATATTGATGATAAGCCAATAATTGTTCATACATTAGAAAAATTCAACAATTGCTCTGCGATTGATGGGATTGTAGTTACTATCCTTGCAGAATACATAGATTACATGAAAGAACTTGTAGCTGAATATTCTCTAGACAAGGTTCAGTGGATTGTAGAGGGAGGAGAGACTGGCCAGCTCTCAATATTTAACGGACTCGATGCTGTATATAAGGACGATAGAACTTGCGAAAATACTGTCGTGCTAATCCATGATGGTGTTCGCCCTATAATATCAGAAAATCTTATACTAGAAAATATAGTTACCACAAGAACTCATGGAGCTGCAGTAACCGTTGCTCCAGCTACCGAAACAGTATTTAAGAGTGAAGATAAAGCCAAAATCATGGAAGTCTTAAAGAGAGAAGATTTATTTTATGCAAGAGCACCTCAGACATTTTTTATGAAAGATATCTATAATACACATCTCAAAGAAATGGATCTGGGCATTACAAATAATATCGATTCATGCAGCATGATGTATAAATATAATCATGCGATGTCATTTGTTTTAGGGAATAGTTCAAATATCAAAATCACGAACTATGAAGATTATTTTATTTTTGAAGCACTATACAATTTGAATAAGAAAAGAGAAGAAGGACAGGTCTTATCTTAA
- a CDS encoding NAD-dependent epimerase/dehydratase family protein, with protein sequence MNRVEYEDLVEIIESEEVKWEKFDANTFLITGGTGLIGSIMAKLFLLRNRIYNSNIKIVLLVRDRDRSREQLSTYPGYESVRYIEKSIENINISELGIDYIVHTAAPTKSSFFVNNPVETIESIVLGTMNVLNLARVNNVKSMVNVSSMESYGTIECDNVEEDNLGLIPLTSLRSSYPESKRLTELLAYSYSQEYNVNVTSLRLAQTFGAGITKNENRVFKYFCDCIIKNDDIVLKSTGETVVNFCYLTDALKAILVLLADGDSGEIYNASGDSDSMRIKDVAQWLIDEYGSNQKVVFDLDESTMYAPINKMQLNSDKIKKIGWSPKIEIREAYSRLLESLTIDERETNQ encoded by the coding sequence ATGAATCGAGTAGAGTATGAGGATTTAGTTGAAATTATTGAATCTGAGGAAGTGAAATGGGAAAAATTTGACGCAAATACTTTTTTAATAACTGGTGGAACAGGTTTGATTGGAAGCATTATGGCTAAATTGTTTCTGCTCAGAAATAGGATTTATAATTCGAACATTAAAATTGTACTTCTTGTTCGTGATAGAGACAGATCAAGAGAACAATTATCAACTTATCCAGGCTACGAATCGGTACGTTATATCGAAAAATCCATTGAAAATATTAATATTTCTGAATTGGGAATTGACTATATTGTTCATACGGCGGCACCAACTAAATCTAGTTTTTTTGTCAATAATCCTGTCGAAACTATTGAGTCGATAGTGCTTGGGACAATGAATGTATTAAATTTGGCTAGAGTAAATAATGTAAAGAGCATGGTGAATGTGTCATCTATGGAAAGTTATGGAACAATCGAATGTGATAATGTGGAAGAGGATAATCTTGGATTAATTCCATTAACCTCATTAAGAAGCTCATACCCAGAATCGAAACGCCTAACTGAACTTTTAGCTTATTCTTATAGCCAAGAGTATAATGTAAATGTAACCTCTTTACGGTTAGCTCAAACTTTTGGTGCGGGAATAACAAAAAATGAAAACAGAGTCTTCAAATATTTTTGTGATTGTATCATCAAAAATGATGATATCGTGTTAAAAAGCACAGGAGAAACGGTTGTTAATTTTTGCTACTTGACCGATGCGTTAAAAGCAATTCTAGTATTGCTAGCGGATGGCGATTCTGGAGAAATATATAATGCTTCAGGAGATTCTGATTCAATGCGTATAAAAGACGTTGCACAATGGTTAATTGATGAATATGGTAGTAATCAAAAAGTTGTTTTCGATCTTGACGAGAGCACAATGTATGCGCCAATTAATAAAATGCAACTTAACAGTGACAAGATAAAAAAAATAGGTTGGAGTCCTAAGATAGAAATTCGAGAAGCATATTCTAGACTTCTAGAATCGTTAACAATAGATGAGAGGGAAACAAATCAATGA
- a CDS encoding AEC family transporter, with the protein MDIIKQVLSDQAFLGAIFSTISIILLGYYLKKTNKVTDDASKALTAVLLNVALPALAFKAFMTDIKPETFTVGLNSFIFGFVAYVLLILITLAYTAKYKGDKLDAMRGLTIFGSTTFFGIPIISAFLGNEGALYANLFNVAYRVFLYSYGYILFSGLKFEKKNLKQIVLNPIIIATFLGFLIWMFQASLPQVTVGAGETAKTVAFLRLDATLPWFMNAVGYLSSLSSPLAWLAIGMTLAKISLKDATKDANVWIYSIGKLVIVPAIMLVIMIIFKQIGFLPLDYVAITGVIIMLATPPATVAVSYAINFDKEALFSSNASLVATVLSIVAIILWLVILTALHGVGII; encoded by the coding sequence ATGGATATTATAAAACAAGTCCTGTCTGATCAGGCATTTCTAGGTGCGATATTCTCAACAATATCAATTATCCTTTTAGGTTACTACCTAAAGAAAACAAATAAAGTTACAGATGATGCATCAAAAGCATTAACTGCAGTATTGCTTAATGTTGCGTTACCAGCATTAGCATTTAAAGCATTTATGACAGATATTAAACCTGAAACCTTTACTGTTGGTTTAAACTCATTCATCTTTGGTTTTGTTGCATATGTACTTTTAATTCTTATCACATTAGCTTATACAGCTAAATATAAAGGTGATAAACTTGATGCAATGCGTGGACTTACAATTTTCGGATCGACAACATTCTTCGGTATTCCTATTATTTCAGCTTTCTTAGGAAATGAAGGCGCACTTTACGCAAACTTATTTAACGTAGCATACCGTGTATTCTTATACTCATATGGCTACATCTTATTCTCAGGTCTAAAATTCGAGAAGAAAAACTTAAAACAAATTGTTCTTAATCCAATCATTATTGCAACATTCTTAGGATTCTTAATTTGGATGTTCCAAGCAAGCTTACCACAAGTTACAGTAGGCGCTGGTGAAACTGCGAAGACCGTTGCATTCTTACGTTTAGATGCTACACTTCCATGGTTTATGAATGCTGTTGGTTACTTATCATCATTATCATCACCACTTGCATGGTTAGCAATCGGTATGACTTTAGCAAAAATCTCACTTAAAGATGCAACTAAAGACGCTAACGTATGGATTTACTCAATTGGTAAATTGGTAATTGTTCCTGCAATTATGCTTGTGATTATGATCATCTTCAAGCAAATTGGTTTCTTACCATTAGACTATGTTGCAATCACTGGTGTTATTATCATGTTGGCAACTCCACCTGCAACCGTTGCAGTAAGTTATGCAATTAACTTTGATAAAGAAGCATTATTCTCGTCAAACGCATCACTTGTTGCTACAGTATTATCGATTGTTGCAATCATTTTATGGTTAGTAATTCTTACAGCATTACATGGCGTAGGAATTATCTAA
- a CDS encoding sugar transferase encodes MTNYQSVIDSKINLVTGSERKISLFKRFTKRIFDLLFSLLGIIVLSPIFIIAAIWIKLSTKDRIIYKQQRMGKNLKLFNIYKFQTMVPDADKIGPLVTVGNDPRVTKPGRVLRKYKIDELPQLFNVLFGTMSFVGPRPEVPKYLPYYSDEHLKLFTIKPGITDISSIELRDEELFLEENSDRIDYYETVLLPQKLNNSLTYLEKYSVLYDVKLILKTIKKVVFS; translated from the coding sequence ATGACTAATTACCAAAGTGTTATCGATAGTAAAATAAATTTAGTTACTGGTTCAGAGCGTAAAATATCATTATTTAAACGATTTACAAAAAGAATTTTTGATTTACTTTTTAGTTTGTTGGGAATCATAGTATTATCACCAATATTTATTATTGCTGCAATATGGATAAAATTATCTACAAAAGATCGAATTATTTATAAACAACAGCGGATGGGGAAAAACTTGAAATTATTCAACATTTATAAGTTTCAAACAATGGTACCGGATGCGGATAAGATTGGTCCACTGGTTACTGTAGGAAATGATCCAAGGGTAACGAAGCCAGGCCGCGTTCTAAGAAAGTACAAAATTGATGAACTGCCACAATTATTTAATGTGTTATTTGGAACAATGTCATTTGTAGGTCCGCGACCAGAGGTGCCTAAATATCTTCCGTATTATAGCGATGAGCACCTAAAACTATTCACGATTAAACCTGGTATTACGGATATTAGTTCAATAGAACTAAGAGATGAAGAGTTATTTTTAGAAGAAAATTCAGATCGTATCGATTACTACGAAACGGTATTGTTACCACAAAAATTAAACAATTCATTAACCTACTTAGAAAAATACTCGGTTTTATATGACGTAAAGTTAATATTGAAAACCATAAAAAAAGTTGTTTTCAGTTAA